From the Methanobrevibacter sp. genome, the window GCTAATATCCAGTGAATGGTTCTTTCACCCTTTCTTCTGCATCTTCAGGTCTTGGCTTAGCCATAGTGAGTAAACCTAAAGATAGCACCCATACAGGTATACCAAAGATAGCAATAGCATAAACAATCCATGCTTCAAAGTCAATAACAAGACAAGCGAGAATAGCTATTGTTGATAATACCAATAAAACAATACATAAACCTTTTTGACTATCCATACT encodes:
- a CDS encoding DUF788 domain-containing protein, with the protein product MDSQKGLCIVLLVLSTIAILACLVIDFEAWIVYAIAIFGIPVWVLSLGLLTMAKPRPEDAEERVKEPFTGY